Below is a window of Trichosurus vulpecula isolate mTriVul1 chromosome 4, mTriVul1.pri, whole genome shotgun sequence DNA.
TAGGTCTTATCATTGAGATTTACTGAATACTCAGAGTCTTGACAGCACTATAGGAATTTTACATTATTTGAAGATAATGTGATATGTTAGCTCCAAATGCAAGAGCTCTTTTAAACTCAGAGAATAGGAATATGAAAATGATTTCCCCCAAAGGAATTAATCCAATCAAGactgaggaaagggagagaaattatATCGTCAACTTGAtgtttatatatagtttttttaaactGTCTATCCAGCATGAACAAAACTGACCTGAACAGAGAGCTGAAAGCAAAGAATATTACATCCCTTAAAGCAGGGAGGGATAAATTGAATTATTTTGTTGGAGTTTTCCTAATAAAATTGTTATGCAACTTTTAAGAATTTGTGGTACAGAAAGCAAATGAGCTGAGTGGTACAACTGattatacaataaaaaagaaagctagtATTGACAATGCATTCACTcggtgctggatttttttttttactattatatAAGTGCATACGAAAGTATGTGCATATACTACATACAGTCCACATAAAGCACACAACAGACCTTAAAGGAATGTATTAAATATCCCGCCTATTAAGTATATGAAAGGTCTGCTTGGGTTTTATTTATGTCCCtttattaagtaaaaaaaatatgtagaTATTCAAATTATAAGCTAATGACCTGCATCTTTTGATTTAGATGACTTAATACatctgaatagaaaataaatggTAATCCTAGCTATCTATCTCAGAAATAAAATTTAGAGTAACTTTCCAAACTTGCATACAAATTGCTATAAGAGGTATGCAGGTTTTTCAAGGATTTACAATCAGTTTTCAAAAAAACAGCAATAACTCCTGTAGGTATCTTTAAGGAAGTGATTGAATTCAAACATTTTTGGACAAGAAAGCTTAGAACCGTATAGAAGGTTATTTCAACCACATCATAGTAGCTGAACACTGtcacaaaatcaaaattatttagacACTCTCTCTTGTATTTTATAATCACTTAGCGGAGGAAGAGctttgaataagaaaaaaagaaacctagaTGACCATTCccttaaatatataaaaagaatccAGCTCTTCAGTTTTACCTCAAGTCATTTGGTAAATATGGGCTGCTGAAATCTGGAAAATAAGCTCCGCCCTCCCCATGAGATTGAACTATGTTCATGGTAAAGTTATGAATTCTTCTGCAGCCTCCCCATAACCAACCACCTGGTATTGGTGACTGGTGAGCCATCCCTGATACAAACCCTTTACAAGTTTACCAATTCTGGTACCTGGCAAATTTCTCTTTCATTGGACAACTCCTGCCCTAAGCAGTAAAGACCTGGAAATAAACACACGGATTCAAAGGAGTGCACTGAAGCAGAGGTGAATTAGGGGAGTAAAACCTGCACAGGAGATGAGTGTTCCTGCCTGCTCCGGTGTTAATCACTATAGCAagtaaatttaaaacttaaatctTTACCATGTACACAAATCACAAGTCAAAGACTATTTCAAAAATCTGTGGAAAAACCTGTATGCTAAAGGAACTCTTTATGAATGAGTGCAGTCCTCTTGCTCTCCATTGATGGCCTGGACCGCAAACATCTCTGTGGTGCGGCTGTAGAACAGATCACACTTTTCATTTATTGGCATGAGGAGGGCTGGTTTCCTAGGAGCCTACTGAAGGATCAATGTGCTACACAGAGCTACCATGACTTTGTAGTGAGGGGTTCAGATCACAGAAGTTTTAGGATATACATGCCATGGTCATTCTTTGTGCAAAGTTTGATGGAGGTGAAGATAAAGTGGTTTCTTGGTCAACAACTgcagtttctttcttttaaagtcAGTGGGTTTCTTGTATCTGGAACGACAACAGAAGGCATACTGTAAATAAACTTCGGTGACTAATCTTTTCAAGATATTAATTTTTAGCATCTGAAAGGTACCGAAGTTTTTAGGATTCTCACTCTGCTCTACGGAAAACCATATTATTTTTGAACAAGGGAGGTATCTAGACAGGTATGTAACTCAGATGCCACTAAACAAGTATTAATTTACATGCATATCACTTACAGCTCTATTATAATTGGCCCAGGTTTAATTTCATCCATCTCCATGAAAGCAAAACACTTGGTGCTGGTAAACCTTTTCTTAGGCTTATAGTGTTTGAATTCAAAGAAAATAGCTGCACCTGGGGGGGAAAATAAACTCACGTAAGCAACAATATAGTCAGTATATTCTGCTGAGTTAATCCATTTCCATCGATAGGGAGCAGCATGTGGAAAAAATAGCAGCTGGCATAATTTTAGTAACCCGAATCATGTATATTTTTTCTCAGTTCAGTATAGCTATTTTGGAACTTATTGTAGTGTTGACCAAAAACTGTCTTCTGTAAACTAGACTaacttaaatttataaaaatattatgaaTGGTTAAGATCATAAAACACCAAAGCatgtttaaaaatacataaaaagatatTAAGGATGAAAGGAAAACTATCACATTTATCAGGTGAGCAAGTTTAAAAGTAACTGGATGGAAATGCATTTAGGTTGGCAGGGTGCTTTAAACAGATATGTCTGTCCTTTACcataacaaaaaaatacaaatcttTCAGGTGTTTCTCAGTTGAAGTGATATCAATCACACTACAGGAATAGAGGAAGTActtcattaataaataaaatggtcCAAATAATAATGGCAATTTCTTTCCTATACCACTAACTTTCTGGAATAACAAAGACTTTGAGAGCATAAAGGAAGGTGAGGCTAGAAAAAAAGCCAGTTTTCCCACAGCTGGGAAGTGGTATGataggttgcttttttttttaattacccaaACCAAACAGGAAAGCTTCCCCATTCTCCCACCCctaaaagatcttttttttttttaaagagagagagagaaagaaactatCACATACCAATTTAGCCAATAGCAGTTAATTTCAaaagaagatatataaaaattgggggagggaaaTCAGGGGAATTTATGTTAACTGGTTACCTATTAATGCTGACTTAAACCGGAACTGTGCTGTAATCTCGGATTTTAAAGACCGCCAACACACATCTAATATTTTCACTGATGACAAAACTCACAAGTTACTAGAAGCTTAACAATGTTCAGAAACGTGTGCACAGCCTTGGCACTTGGGTCCAATTGGAGTGCCTCACCTGTCAGGGGGAAAAGAGAAACCAATCGCTCAGGAGACAACAGGATCTCGGTAGGGAAGGGTTAAGCATTAAGTGGCCAGGCTTCTCCCACCACATACAACCGGATATTTAGGCTGCTGGTGACCTCCCTTTCCCAAAACGAGACCCTCCCAGATCCATAAAATAGCtacttcctcccttccacctcccacAATATTAGAGGAACTGCCTCCAAGCCAATAAGGAAAGCAGATCAAATTTATTAGTCTCTTCAAGAAGCTTAGGTGTCTCTGTGATGTAAAGTGAGCATGAGGTTAAACTGATACTTGAGAATGGTGAGAAGGATCCCAAGtgtctttaatttttaggaagaaTCTTTTTACAAACTGTAGTTTCTTTTGAATTATTCATCTATCACCAGCAAATAATGTATTTAACTAAGCCCCTGGCATGCATAGCTCTGTGCTACATGCTATGCCTAAGCAGAAACACAAAGGCAAAATGTGACGAGGTCATTCCTCAGAGGAATAGCCAGATGGGAAGACTAATTAAACTTTATATAAACCACTAAGTGTGCACCTTAGCACTAACCCAAATTAGGGTTAAAAGAGTTGGAAAATTTAAATCAGAAGGCCTGGGAGTGTGAAGGGACTCAAACTCTGAATACAGTTTTACTTTTAGCATCTTGTGAGTCACGTCATCAAGGACACAGAGGTGTGTTAAGACGGAAAAGTTAGCACATGAAAACTTCCCCTGCTTCCATAACATTTACAGTTTTCATCGAAAGATCTACATAATAGAAGGAAAAGCACATTTTATTGGCAATTATTCACACGACATCTTCCAACCtgaaattcattcaacaaatacttattaagcacccattctGCTTGCTTTTTCAAACAGCACTCCTGAATGTTCATCTCATaccaaatggagaaagaaaacataagatatTTCCTGAAAAGATTTTCATAGCTTCTAAAGTTCAGAAAATGACCCAGTGCATTGACtgcattccattttttttacttcctccaAAGAATGAAAGTTTGAGAAACTATAGCTAGGATGTGAATCTCAGAAGACATGGAgacttcaaaatctttttttaaaggacagaGTTTAAGAATCACATGATCAAAATCATAGAGAAGTACTGAGTTCTCAAGCATTAACTGATAGTTTTACCACAATATACTTTTTCAAAGATTTTATTTTGCCCTCTATTCCCCTTCTCAACTAATTAGGaattatagtatcaacctttctATATGGTAAATTTTAGGGGGAAAAGTGGTTTCAACCATAGGTGGTAGCTTCATTATTAAGTTCATTAAGATaagaaaaaccaaaaggaaattTGCTTCTAAGGAAGTTTTTATTAAGTACATAACTGGGTAAAGTCCTCTgaaaccatttcttcctcttaaatgctacaaacctttggttaatttttcGATGTGTTTCTGAAGTTCAATATCCACATTAAAGTGAACATATGTATCCTCCTTCCTTGAAGCCACAGGAGTATCTTGCACAGGGGTTAAATCTATGCCATTCAGATctatagaaaaagaaagtttatacCATGAACCGTGAAATACctaaatacaaagaacaaatagACCGTGAAATCACTTAAGTTATACCTCTCATATTGTCATCACACAAATATTATCATTAAATGATTGTAAAGATTTCCCAGAAgcaataattttcctttttgtatgtGTCCTTaacaacctatttttttttcaactggagAGCAAAGCAGCAGGAAACACTGactaaaaaaatgaattcaaagtGAAATTTAGAGACAAAAATCTTAACTACAGATCGAATTCCATTACTGTGAAATTCCAAAGTGACACCCAAGTTCTTTAATTATATTGTACTtccagtttattaaatatttcttgaagtGGGTCTTTAGGTAGGTCATAGAATCACAATTGTTAATCCAAAAAagaattaagtgcctactatgtataaggcccTGTTAGGGACTTATTGAGATGTGCATTCTATTTTCTGTAACCAAATTTGACCTACAGCAACCAAGTAGTGCAACAAGTATAGAAGGTAGCTTTTATCCTTCAGAGACAGCATTACACTGGCTAAATTATTTTTGAGCACTTAGGGCCTTCTATGTCTCTTACAACTCTATGTCCTGAAATAACATGTAATTCATTGCATTTGGCAATTTGAGTCCATGAAGGTCTTAGGACCAAGCAGAAAGTAATGTTTCATGGCACAATCAAATGACAATGGCAGAGGCTTGAAGACATTTACACTCAAATTTTACAAAAATCATTTGTAAAAACATTTCTTAACATGTCTCCTTAAAGCAGTCTTacaagtgatttaaaaaaaaatctaaaaaatgtttttaatggcACCACTGTTAGCTTCAAGTAACATGTATTTCAGAAGCCTATCTGCCCCCATTCCCATAGCTTAAATTAAATCTGTCCATGTGATTTGGCCAAAATTAGGGGACAAATAGGCAACTTGCACTAATTATGCAGTTCTTCTTAGATAAGACATAGGAAAGTAGCTTCATAGTTATTTTTAATAACTGGTTGATGAAAACTGACGTGCTACGTACaagcttaacaacaacaaaaagtccaattCTAGATCTCTActcaaagtcaaaaatgaaaataaaattgtctACAAGAAACAActggacagaagaagaaaattcctAAAAAATAATCATGTTTAATAATAACCATGGCAACACAGTTAAGGATAACAAATATTCCACTTTTTCAGCATCCCACAGGATTATATTCAGGATATGGATATTTGTGGGTGTATCCATGTTTTTCCATCTGCACTGGTGATTCATTAAAGATCTAATTCTCAGCTACCTCTACAGATCTCTTCTATGCATAGAATTCTGTTGGAAATGTATGGGAGTTCCTATAGCAGGAAATGTGAGGAAAAATGGGAGAGTACTTGATTTTGCATCAAAAGGGTCAGATCCTTGAAATGTGTCATGCATTAATTCATTTCTTCAAGGGAATAATGCTTGATGAAGACTATGCACAAAGTTAATGACCACCATGGTTGGAAAATACTAGAGTTAAAACAGACACATTttaggaaaaccccaaaagcaaTGTTGTGCAGCATGTTATAAATAAACAGGCAAGTGCTTTTGGcatatccctttcaattctggGGCAGGGGGTGGCAGGGGGTGGAGGATGATGAATGGAAATCTATTCCCAGTTATCCTGTCTCACTATAGAGTGGACCAAAATGAGTTTGTCACAGGTACATGACAAAAAAAGTCAATGGCTTGACCACAAAAAGCAGTAGAATAAAATGCACCAGAGACAGAACGTAGAAATAGAACTATTTACCCTTTACACTAACTGTAATATAGGGATCAATGCATTGCCCAGCATCTTTCAGACCAATTTTCTCAATTTTGATAGTGAGTAACGTCATTCCTGGTTCAGATGGCAACCTTGGTAATAAAGTACCTGGTAACAGAGAAACAGCAATAAACATTAACCCTACCAATAATTTTAAAGTAGGTATGTAAAAGAACATAGAGAAGACATGGCCTTTGCTCTCATGTAGTTAAACAAACTATTTCTCTCTAAAATCCTCATTAACATGGCAAGGTGATTTTCAGATTATTTAATATTTGGGAAAAAGAAAGCTGCCCTAGATCTAAAGATTCCTACTTCAGTGCCAAAAGCTTACCTACTGAACAGATATTAACAATTCAAAGTTTATTATTTAAAGAGTTTAAATCACACAGAAAATGTAATACCTGTTGCCCTGAAATAAGTATAATTTAGAAAACATGGTGATTAATAGTTTATTAAGAGGAACCGgtaataatcttttaaaatttagatgGAATTCAAATGTTTGGGAGTCTGATAAATTGAATATGACCAAATATCCTTAAAAAAGATTCtgttgttgcaaaaaaaaaaaatcatttcaaattTAACATTCATAAAACAAAGGGGGGGGGTGCATAATTATAGTTACAGAAAATCAActacttagaaaaaagaaatcccaaTTCATATTCCTTTCCAGATCCAGTCCCACATATTTGCTCTCCCAAACATCAGTAAGAATTAGTGATAAGGCCAAAGTAAATCTCAAGAAGAGAGGGCCAAGAAAGTCCAAACTAA
It encodes the following:
- the AIDA gene encoding axin interactor, dorsalization-associated protein gives rise to the protein MSEVTRSLLQRWGASFRRGADFDSWGQLVEAIDEYQILARHLQKEAQAQHNNSEFTEEQKKTIGKIATCLELRSAALQSTQSQDEFKLEDLKKLEPILKNILTYNKEFPFDVQPVPLRRILAPGEEENLEFEDDDEEGGARAGSPDSFPARVPGTLLPRLPSEPGMTLLTIKIEKIGLKDAGQCIDPYITVSVKDLNGIDLTPVQDTPVASRKEDTYVHFNVDIELQKHIEKLTKGAAIFFEFKHYKPKKRFTSTKCFAFMEMDEIKPGPIIIELYKKPTDFKRKKLQLLTKKPLYLHLHQTLHKE